The BD1-7 clade bacterium genome includes a window with the following:
- the argD gene encoding Acetylornithine aminotransferase has translation MSNSIMNTYGRLPVTFERGEGVWLFDRDGNRYLDALSGIGVCALGHADADVAEAISAQAKRLLHTSNLYQIDNQQVLADKLTNISGMTNCFFSNSGAEANEAAIKIARKYGYEKGIETPTIITFNRSFHGRTLATLTATGNSAIKQGFGPLPDGFIHLDYNNPELVDALSDNPNIVAVFVEPVQGEGGLNVPDDNYLDELYKICRKNNWLLMLDEVQTGNGRTGTYFAYQHHDFIPDVVTTAKGLGNGVPIGACLAHGEAAGILVPGTHGSTYGGNPLATAAALTTVGRIYDGKLTDHAAQMGTYLLEQFKSRLADNNKVANIRGKGLMLGIELTEDCTQLVAEALDKGALINVTAGKVIRLLPPLIIQQEEADQLVDIVCDLIAGLG, from the coding sequence ATGTCAAACAGCATTATGAACACCTACGGGCGTTTGCCGGTAACCTTTGAGCGAGGCGAAGGTGTGTGGCTGTTTGATCGAGACGGCAATCGCTATCTTGATGCATTAAGCGGCATAGGTGTTTGTGCACTTGGTCATGCTGATGCTGATGTTGCTGAGGCAATATCTGCACAAGCCAAACGCTTATTGCATACGTCAAATCTTTATCAAATTGACAATCAACAGGTGCTTGCCGACAAGCTGACGAATATCAGCGGCATGACCAACTGTTTCTTCTCGAACTCTGGTGCGGAAGCCAACGAGGCGGCAATTAAAATCGCCCGTAAATACGGCTATGAAAAAGGCATTGAAACGCCAACCATTATTACTTTCAATCGGTCATTTCATGGTCGAACGCTGGCAACCTTGACGGCTACTGGCAACAGTGCAATAAAACAAGGTTTTGGCCCCCTACCTGACGGTTTCATCCATCTGGATTACAACAATCCTGAGCTGGTAGATGCACTGTCTGATAACCCCAACATTGTTGCGGTTTTTGTCGAGCCCGTACAAGGCGAAGGCGGGTTGAATGTGCCTGATGACAACTATCTTGATGAGCTGTATAAAATCTGCCGCAAGAATAACTGGCTACTGATGCTTGACGAAGTACAAACCGGCAATGGCCGCACAGGCACTTACTTTGCCTATCAGCACCATGACTTTATTCCGGATGTTGTTACCACAGCCAAAGGCTTGGGCAATGGTGTACCAATTGGCGCTTGCCTTGCGCACGGCGAAGCTGCAGGTATTCTGGTGCCGGGCACTCATGGCTCGACCTATGGCGGCAACCCGCTTGCAACCGCGGCAGCGCTTACCACCGTAGGAAGAATCTATGACGGTAAGCTCACCGATCACGCTGCGCAAATGGGTACGTACCTACTCGAACAATTCAAAAGCCGTCTGGCAGACAACAACAAAGTTGCCAATATTCGCGGCAAGGGTTTAATGCTTGGCATTGAACTTACTGAAGACTGCACCCAACTGGTTGCTGAAGCGCTCGACAAAGGCGCACTGATCAATGTAACTGCTGGCAAGGTTATCCGTTTACTTCCACCACTTATTATCCAGCAGGAAGAAGCTGACCAACTGGTGGACATCGTCTGCGATCTGATCGCTGGCCTCGGCTGA
- the grxD gene encoding Glutaredoxin 4 encodes MDIVDTIKEQIESNTVLLYMKGSPNQPQCGFSQRASQAVMACGKRFAYVDILSNPDIRSTLPQYANWPTFPQLWVAGELVGGCDIIGEMYESGELQELLNEAVPGES; translated from the coding sequence ATGGATATTGTTGATACAATCAAAGAACAGATCGAGAGCAATACAGTCCTTCTGTACATGAAAGGCTCTCCAAATCAGCCACAGTGTGGTTTTTCTCAGCGTGCGTCTCAGGCAGTGATGGCTTGCGGCAAACGATTTGCGTATGTAGACATTCTGTCTAACCCTGATATTCGTTCAACGTTGCCACAATACGCAAACTGGCCAACATTCCCTCAGTTGTGGGTTGCTGGTGAGCTAGTTGGTGGTTGCGATATTATCGGCGAAATGTATGAAAGTGGTGAGCTGCAAGAGCTATTGAATGAAGCAGTGCCTGGCGAGAGCTAA
- the argF_2 gene encoding Ornithine carbamoyltransferase, anabolic, with protein sequence MALRHFLTLNDCTPEELQHIIHRAIEMKKQLANIRQQQPFKGYVMGMLFEKSSTRTRVSFEAGMAQLGGHAMFLSPRDTQLGRGEPIADSSIVLSSMLDIIMIRTFGHERLVEFAKHSSVPVINALTDGYHPCQLLADMQTYQEHRGSIQGKKVAWIGDGNNMCQSYMLAAAQFDFELAIACPPGYEPDKALLEAHADRVTVTHDAESAAQNADLLVTDVWASMGQEDEQKARETAFASFQINDALMKIANEGALFMHCLPAHRGEEISENMLDHPSSVAWDEAENRLHAQKSLVEFLLLENAKG encoded by the coding sequence ATGGCTCTTAGACATTTTTTGACGTTGAACGATTGCACGCCGGAAGAACTCCAGCACATTATTCATCGCGCTATCGAAATGAAAAAACAGCTGGCAAATATTCGCCAGCAACAGCCTTTTAAAGGCTACGTTATGGGCATGTTGTTTGAGAAATCCTCAACGCGCACCCGTGTATCCTTCGAAGCAGGCATGGCGCAACTGGGCGGCCATGCTATGTTTTTGTCTCCACGGGACACCCAACTTGGCCGCGGCGAACCTATTGCTGACAGCTCTATTGTTTTATCGTCGATGCTCGACATTATTATGATCCGCACCTTCGGCCACGAGCGCTTAGTCGAGTTTGCCAAACACTCCAGTGTGCCTGTTATTAACGCGCTGACCGATGGCTACCATCCATGCCAGCTGCTTGCCGATATGCAAACGTATCAAGAACATCGTGGTTCTATCCAAGGTAAAAAAGTCGCTTGGATCGGTGATGGTAATAACATGTGCCAGTCTTATATGTTGGCAGCCGCTCAGTTCGATTTTGAGCTGGCTATCGCCTGCCCTCCCGGCTATGAGCCAGACAAAGCCCTGCTTGAGGCGCATGCTGATCGCGTTACTGTCACCCACGATGCGGAATCTGCTGCCCAAAACGCAGACCTACTGGTTACCGATGTTTGGGCCTCCATGGGGCAGGAAGATGAGCAAAAAGCCCGTGAAACGGCGTTCGCTAGCTTCCAGATTAACGACGCTTTAATGAAGATCGCCAATGAGGGCGCACTCTTCATGCACTGCCTACCAGCACACCGCGGAGAAGAAATCAGCGAAAACATGCTAGATCACCCAAGCTCAGTAGCCTGGGACGAAGCAGAAAATCGACTACACGCACAAAAATCTCTCGTCGAATTCCTACTACTGGAAAACGCCAAGGGCTGA
- the cysA_2 gene encoding Sulfate/thiosulfate import ATP-binding protein CysA has translation MTSLLSIQNAVCCYEQTTVLDGVSIELETGQLCALLGPSGCGKTTLLRTIAGFHPLAEGTLILDGKDISHLQPDRRGIGFVFQDYALFPHMTIADNIAFGLSRQGDWRARVQEMLTLVNLNGFDHRYPHELSGGQQQRVALARALAPAPKLLLLDEPFSNLDTELRKSLSLNVRDILKSTGTGAILVTHDQSEAFAFGDAVGILNQAHLEQFSTPYQLYHTPSTRFVAQFVGQGTLINAQLNSHQQFDTEFGSIPFPATTETQAQVQADLVSQPVELLSRPDDWLINPDNKPDRTSGTPVAVIITHKQFAGTQTLHHVRAASGNSLSIAVPSHQNHDIGETVTIEPAFKHIIYFQ, from the coding sequence ATGACATCATTGCTATCTATCCAAAACGCTGTTTGTTGCTACGAGCAAACAACCGTGCTGGACGGTGTCAGCATCGAACTGGAAACTGGCCAGCTTTGTGCGCTGCTGGGCCCCAGTGGCTGTGGAAAAACCACACTGCTAAGAACAATCGCCGGGTTCCACCCCTTGGCAGAAGGTACCTTGATTCTGGATGGTAAGGACATTAGCCATCTACAACCGGATCGCCGCGGCATCGGGTTTGTGTTTCAGGATTACGCCCTCTTCCCACATATGACTATTGCCGACAATATTGCCTTTGGCCTCTCACGCCAAGGTGATTGGCGTGCCCGTGTGCAAGAAATGCTTACCCTAGTAAACCTGAACGGCTTCGACCACAGATACCCTCACGAACTATCTGGCGGTCAACAGCAGCGTGTTGCATTAGCACGTGCGCTGGCGCCAGCGCCCAAACTTTTATTACTCGATGAACCCTTTTCAAATCTTGATACCGAGCTCAGGAAGTCACTAAGCCTGAATGTTCGTGACATCCTCAAAAGCACCGGAACAGGCGCTATTCTAGTCACTCACGATCAATCAGAGGCATTCGCGTTTGGTGATGCCGTTGGCATTCTTAATCAAGCACATTTGGAACAATTCAGCACGCCCTACCAGCTTTATCACACACCCTCAACTCGGTTTGTGGCTCAATTTGTCGGCCAAGGGACTCTCATAAACGCACAGCTCAATAGCCATCAACAATTCGATACCGAGTTTGGCAGCATTCCGTTTCCCGCGACTACAGAAACACAGGCGCAAGTGCAGGCAGATCTGGTCAGCCAACCTGTTGAGCTACTTTCACGACCGGATGATTGGCTCATCAATCCTGATAACAAACCCGATAGAACCTCTGGCACCCCAGTGGCCGTAATCATCACACACAAACAGTTTGCAGGCACGCAGACGCTGCACCACGTCAGAGCAGCCTCTGGAAACAGCCTCAGCATTGCTGTTCCCAGCCATCAAAACCATGATATTGGCGAGACAGTGACCATTGAACCGGCGTTTAAACACATCATCTACTTCCAATAG